The Panicum hallii strain FIL2 chromosome 5, PHallii_v3.1, whole genome shotgun sequence genome contains the following window.
TAGGTTTCTGGACCCGTCAGAATGATTTGTCCGAGTTCTGGTTAGGATTCCGATTGATTTGTCCAGGTCCGATTAGAATTCCGATTGAGACCAATAAATCATTGCTTGCTTTAGAAAATAGTAGAGATAGGTTGCCTTTGTATGTCATGATTTTTTACAATAAATATAATCTTGTTAGTTAAAAGAATGATTTGATTATATTTTTGACAATGCAAGCATGAAAAGAATTAAGAGAGCGGACCATAATCTATGGAGACATTGCCCACCTTAATTACATTTGGCTTAGCTTATTAGTGTAGTAGATGCAATGCCTGGAATGAACAATATGCATATATGTGTGGAGCAATGAGATGGGAAGGCAATGCAACATTGCAATGGCAAGGAAAAGGAGACAGGCTAGGAGATCCAGCAGGCATACTCTCAAGAAGCTAAGTGCAGCATTGAATGGTCAAAAGACTAGCTAGCCCCCCTTAATTAATTTAGTCGACTACTTTGTTGTTGTTCTTAACAAAATATTATACATATATGAAAGCAGCACCATCGGACGAAGAGGCAGGCCAGGTGCTAGCTTTACTACTCATATATATACACCTTTTCAGTGCAGGTTGATCCTCTTGAGGAGATATGCGTACGTATATATGTATTTCGGTAAAGGGGATCTTCAATTTGGTCCCAATATAATATTTAAGAAAAAATTAAGCAGCTGAATTGCTGTGCTTGGCCAAATGTCACATGCATGGTCTCAGGTTGAATTAAGGCCGGTAAGCTAAAGGAAACACGCCACAGGACAATTAATGGGGTGCCCAATGACACCTGCTGCCAACATCATATCGGCCGGCAGTGCTGTGGATTGGCCTCCTCCACATATTTGATGATACACTGCACATATCTGCACGCATTGCTAGTGCTAGTTAACTTAGTTGCTCGGTGCATTTTGGTTGTAATGGGAGGTGCATGTGTGCTGAAACAAACAAGATCCTGTCTAGAGACATTTCGATTAAATTATCTTAGCAGTGCGCGCTTTGGTTATAATGGCGGAAAGCACAATCAGCCAACTGATTACTGATCCAACTAACATATGGGACATCAATTATATCGGTGGGAGTACGAAGAAACAAGCACGCAAGAAAAATAATATTGCAAGAGTTGATTTCTTACTTGAAAGTTACCCTTTTCGAATTATCAGTAAAATTAAGCAAATGGACTAAAACGATTCAACTTGAAATCTACAACTTGAGCTAGCTCGACGAAGTGGACGACTATCACAATAAAACGTGTATATAGGAATTAATAAGGTTGGTGTTGGGGTGGCACTAATAATCGCTTGGGTGAGAATTAATATAATGTAATCCCAATGTGTGCCGGTACGGTTCAAATATTGGAGAATATTTTCACGTGTCTCCCAATAATAATATGGTAATGCTAACGTTAGAATGCCCCACGCCCCATCCACCAATCGGACGCCCTCATCCGCCATCCATTAAAATTGATTACGCCGTGTTATTGGAAGACCTCCTTCCAGCGCACGCCGCTTCCATTCCTCGCCGCTTCCGCCTCTCAACCGCGCGCTCCTGCTCCTCGCCGATGCGACCGCCGGGCCGGCGAGAAGAACAGCAGCGGAGGCCGCTTGTGTGCCGCAGAAGCCATGAGGAGAAGCGGGGTCGCGTCGCGCATCCGCGCTCGATGACCGCGCGGCACTCCTGCTCCGCCGCTGTCTGCAGGAGCGAAGGCGTCGCAGTGGGCGAGGGCGCCTgtgggtgcggcggcggcgtggcgggcTCGGAGAGGAGGAAAGGGGAGGGGTCGAGGGTGGAGACCGACTGGAGGTGTGTGAGTGTGAGGAGCTCGGCCTCACGGTTGCGGCACTCGACCTCGCGTTCCATGGAGGAGAGCACCTCCTCACCCTGGCGAGCGACCTAGCGGCTGACAGACGCGACTCCTGCCTCCGCCTCTGCGCAGTGGAGGACTCGGCCTCGTCGGGCTCATGGCccccgccccctccccctcccccagCAAATAGCAAAGCAAgggaaaggaggaggaggaggatggggCGGGGAGAAGCAACCGCCAAGGTGCGACATATTTTTTTTGCAATAATTCTTTTTATGTTGCAGTAAAAGTTTTGGCATATTGCAATAGGTAAGTTTTGATGTTGTAGCAGTTTTTTAATGCTACAACATATAATTATTGGTTGGGATTTAGGTTGTTTCTCCAATGTTGCTGTGCTTCAATTTGTTTTAGCTGCATGTGAGCTGATATCTTACAAAAGATTGTTTTGAGATGTTGCAAGGAGTGATTTTTTTGATGTTGCAATTTTTTTTTGAGGATGTCACAATTTTGATTTCTGAATGTTGCGAGGTGACAGTTTAAGTGTCCTATTATCACCTTTTAAATAAATCAGTGTTGCGTGAAACATATCACGAGGTTTAGGTGATATTTTTGCTTTGAAATCAAAACTCACAGATCCTGATCAGTGGTAGTTAAAGTCTAGGGTTTTTTATCTGCAACTGATGAAGTGAGATGTTGCAATCGATGATTTTGGGACGTTATAATAAGTGTGTTGCGGTATGTGATTTTGTGATTTATCTTTTTCCCCATGTTGCGACAATTGATTTTTAGTACTGCTATAACTGGTCCTTAATGTTTGCAATAATATTTTCTATGTTGTAATATGTTGTTGTCGGGATTAGCTGTTTTCTGATGTTGTAATGTATCACTTCTGATGTTTTAACAGGTGATATGTGATGTTGCAGTGACTTTTGTAGGAAATGTTACAGTCCTTAAAAATTATCTGAAATGCAAAACATTCACACGTTTTGCAGTGAGATTTTTTTAAAATGTTAAAAGCTTGTATCAGGACATTTGTATTAGATGTTGTGTGTAATATGAGCTATATGTTATGGTGGAATTGTTCCGGTAGGTTACAAACTTTGGGCACTGGATGTTTCGTGCAACATGAAACCGGTGTTGCGGTGAGAGTTTTTCCGCTGCTCAACCGTGCGATCATAAGATGCATGCTAGCAGAACAAACCAAACATGGGGCCGGGTAACTGAGAAATTGTTGTTGTCAGTTCAGGGCCCAGGCCGTTCCAAGGaggaagattttttttttttttttgaggaagGGAAGAAATTGTTGTCAAGCAAGGCCAAGTGGAGTTATTTGGCCTTTtggggcccagcccagcccaccCCAGACAATCAGTGCATTCCATTAGCATCTAATTAAGTGTTTTTCTTGTTCCTCCTCAGATGAGATGAGATGAGATGAGATCAGATCAGATCATCGGCCGGTGATCGACAGGTAATCTCCTCAGATCAGAATGAGATCTGTCTATCCTCATCATGTGGGGAATTAATTGCCGGTGGATCTGGGCTTGAAGGCTTCCTTCCCTCCAGCTGCTCCCACCAATCCAATCCACCCAGGCCAGTGTGCTGCTCTGCTCTCAGGCCAAGGAGGGATCGCAGGGAGGGAGATGAGCGGCGGCCAGGACCAGGAGGAGGACAAAGCATGGGGCTACGGCACCTTCCAGGGCCCGCCCAGCTacccgcccccgcgcccgccgcccctcggcTTCCCCCAGCCCGTCCCGCCGCCAGCccaccaccgcgccgccgctcgtcccGGTAACTGCCGCTGCCTCAAGGATGCATCTCATCGCTCACTGTCTCGTCCAAAGTGGAAATTCGCTACATTTATGCTCTTGTTCTAATCTCCCTCCCTGGCTCTATCTGCTTCCAGATCAAGATTACGAAGCAGGTGTGCGTGGACATGGACATGACCGCCTCCCTTGTTGCGGCATCGGTTTTGGCTGGTTTCTGTCAGTCATCAACATCATCACCCTTCTTCATCTGTTTTTCAATAATCACAGATTTTAATTATCATTGGATTCACACTCGGTCAGAAATTTATGCTGCAACTAAGCTGCTGCTTTAGCATTACCTTTTGTTTTGCTTTCTAAATAAATTAGCCTTCCTTTCAACTTCCAAGCAGGTTCCTTGTCGGCTTCTTCCTTGGTGCTATTCCCTGGTATGTTGGAGCCATTCTGCTGTGGTGTTCCAGAGTGGACCACAGGGAGAAACCAGGCTTTGTCGCATGCACAGTAGCTGTGAGTAAACTTCAGCATCAGATCTAGTTAGTATTCATCACTATATATGTATGATCCATCAGATCAGATTCATATATATAGTAGCCAAGTTCATCTCTATATATGCTCTCATGTCCGATTGTGGCATTTTCGCCTCTTCAAACTATGCACGTCCATCTAAGCGCACCACCATATTTCCTTATCCACCTCATGAGCGAGGTTAGTGTTTGAATCCAGTGTGCTTCATTCTTGTGTTCCAAAGTACCATTCTCTAGGAAAAGGTTGGTTTGACTGTAAAAACGGACCAAATTTCTTTTCTGCAATGTTTCTTCATGGCTGCTCAGATCATATGCTGCTCTGCTAGTAACCAATCAAATAATTGAGAAATGTATGAAGAAAAATAATGAAGAAATTGTAGTTCACAGCAACAAGTTTGTTGGATTTCTACATGCTGGACTGAACCTAGCTATATCATCATAATTCATGCACTAAGATTTCTACATCTGTATAGCTAGTGATCCATATAGCAAAGAGAGGAGGTTACGCGATTAAAAGAAAAGAATGCGCCTACGATTCTCTTGGTTGGCTATCTTTTTGAAACAGGTCGGCACGAAATCTGCCGGACTGGTATTAATATAGGAGTTTCAGAGCAAACAaccaaaagcaaaagcaagcaAATAGGAGGAAACAAAAAATATTTACATCCGGTCATCAAAACAGGCACCACTCTCTTGGTTAATTATAGCAATAGCGAATAGCGTAGTGTTCTACACTTCTATGTAAACTAGTACTTTCTGCATAGAATAGATGTCGCCCTCATGAACTCCAGTTTTCATCACCTTTTGCACCCATCACTTTAGTGTTGAATGTTGGGTCCATTCTAATGTGAATTTCTTGGTATAACAGGCAGTCCTCGCTACACTTGCTGTGATCATTGGGGCGACTGCTGGAGCTCATGTttattgatttttttttatttacACTATATTGTCATTGTACATAGTGCAATGCTTTGTAGATATCATCTCCAGTTCTCCATTGTAATGGCTCATTGTTTTGCATTTCGATTCTTAATGTTTAACGAGGGAAAAAGGCATTGTTATGGTCATAAATAAATCAGACTGAGATGACTTTATTTGCCTTGTGAATTCTGGAACAATTTGAGCCTGGAAAAGAAATTGCATTTCTTTTTTCAAAGCGAGGCATGTTCCCATTTCCGTTATGATCGGAAATTCCAAAAGTTTGTTTATAGAAATTAAACGAGATTGCCATACAACAAACTGCCGAACCTGATTCAAGCGTGCTGAACTATAGAAAGGAGGGCCCAGGGTTCCAGGCATACAAGTTGCAAGGCATAAAAGCCTGCCCCAAGAAGCATGAAAAAGAACAAGCTACTTGCAGCATTTTGCCAACTCAAACAGGGAGTCAAAAGCATCACATCCGACAAGCTTGAGCGACCTAATGAGCTTCATTCGTCCTCCCCATCACTGCCTTGAGGGTATGTTATACGCCGCGCCAAGCCCAAGCATCACCTTGGTGGAGTCCTCCAGCTAGCAGCTTCCCCTTTAGCTCCGATCCGCGCTATACAAACCTGCCCAATATGTCATCAAAGAGGAAGCATGGATTATGACTTGTGTACACTTGCAGCCCAGCAGATCGCTGCGCACCCGAATGTGGACAGAGATTTGCCAACCCAATGTCTTATATATATTGCTGTATATTTTGGGTGATCCTAACCACATAGGCCAACTATCCCCAAAACCACTTTAGCAATGGGGCTAGCTCTCTGCGTGCTTTGCCCTTGGTTGCCTGCTCTGCACTCTGCTATAATTGTCTGCAGCTCCGATCCACGCATGCCCACCAAGGCACCAATATAATCAGGTCTCCCTCCTTGAACTAAGATTTTATACACCGTGGAGATCTGAGCAAACGTGGGTGGTGGATATTTTTGGTGGATGGTGTATGAACTCCTTTTCATGAGCCATCtctcctttatttctttttcttttctctctctctcttctttttcttggatattggcgcgcgcgcgctctctctctctgtggtGAATAATGCTGCCATTACATCTGTTTTCGCCAAGAGACGTGCTGTTTATGTGCTAGTGTAATTTTTTTTATAAGTATGTTTGTCTCATTAGTGTATCTTTTTACAttgctgcctgcctgcctgcagaATACTAGCACTTTCAATCTAATGGAGCAAAAAAATTCCTGCATCAATGAAAATTATGGTAAGTAAATCTTCTTTGCATTGCTGAGACACTGCTGTTTCTAGGTCCGAAATCATCAGTGAGATACATTCTGCAGTAATTTTCCGTGCAGTGTTCAATGTTGCTGAATGTTTTAGTTGTGCATTGTGTGACAATATAGTATCTTATATTATGTTGTATATCTGCAAAAATTGGTGCTTCCCTGGTAGCTAGCATTGCTCTGAAAAAATTAGCATTGTTGCTTCAGATCACTGCATGAAGTAGCTGCTGTTCTGATACATGAAGAAATGGCGTGTACTGCACaactttcttgtcgtgtttctTTTCGTAACAGCTTACGAAAAGAAATTGCCGGAATAGTAAAGGTACATGTTGCTAGCGTGAAGTCTAGCGACCAGATCAAATAAATCAGCACGCAGACTAATGCCGGAAAAGAAATTGCCGGAATAGTATGATATGatataactagcaaggtggCCCGCACAAATAGTGCAGTAGCTGGTTTGTTATATTTCTTATCTTAAAAATTGGATGTCAATAGTTTGTTTTCTAATGATATTATTAGAAATTATTTTCTAGATGGCCTAGATATCTTCCATACTTCTTTTTTCATCAACCATGTTCTCCTTTTTGGAATAAAAATTCAGGAGAAAAGGAAATATCTTGTACAAAAACATATACTTTCAAGAATAGGTCGACTTAGACAGCGCCGGTACACTTGGCTGCTGTAATCTCAGCACCACGTAAACTAGCATTAATTTCAGTAAAAGCTTTCACGGGTTACAACTCACAACTAAAGCTCTAATGGCAGTTCTTAGGGGCTGTTTGGAAGAGCTCAGCTTCATAAAACTCAGCTCAGCTTCATGAACTTCAGAGTAGAGCAGCTCAGCTTCAAAGCTGAGAATTTTTTAGAAGTGTTTGGCTTGGAGATCAACTCTAGCCTCATGAAAATGAGAGTTTATATGGAAAGGTCTCTTCTACCCTTGAATAATGCATGAGATTGTTTTCTTTTTAGTATAAAATATTGGAGATATGTAATATGTTTTTATTATCAATAAAAAATTGAAAAACACTACAaaataaattaaatttgaataaAAACACATATAATAATAAGTTAGTACTCGAATATTTGTTCATAAATATTACAAAATAACGGTCTCCATCAATGTCAAACACCATTACATATCCATTCAAGTCTCCATCAAGTACTAACATTACATACACTAGTTCCAACCTCTAGCAATAGCGGTCGCTAATTCATCACGGAAATCATCCATAGTGGGCGCATTAGGTAATGAAGTCGATCCATCGGAGTGAACTACATACTTGTTATACCTTTCCGGTATTGTAGGCACATAATGTTCATCACGTTCCACACGTTCAAAGTCCAAATCACCACTATTATGCTCACGAATAAAGTTATGGATTACCATGCACGCCACAACTATCATCTTTTGCTTCCACAATGGATAGATTGCCATTTTATATAGAATTTGCCACTTCATCTTTAAGActccaaatgacctctcaacaACGCTACGAACACGTGCATGAATACGATTGAACTTTTCCTTAGCGGATTTTGGTTCCATACCTCTATGCCATTCCGGTAAATGGTACCTCTCGCCCTTATACGGTGCTAGGTATCCAACTCTATTAGGGTATCCCGCATCAACAACATAGTATTTATCTACAAACAAATAATACATCATGTTAACACTAAAGAATAAGTAATGTAAGTTATGTAGAAATGAAAAATTCTTACTTTGTGGAGGATGAGGGAAGAACTTCTTGTCCACCTTCATTGCATTGTATAACACAGTCGTGTCATGCATGGATCCCGGTTGCCCCACCGATACATATGTGAACCTCATATCAAAGTCACAAATTGCAAGGACATTTTGAGTGGGTATCCCTGATTTTCCAATATACCTCACTTGTTCATTAGGGAGTAGAGCTACCCTAATATGTGTCCCATCTAGAGCGCCAATATAATCTTTGAAATGTGGATATGCCCTTTTATCATCTCTTATCCTTTGATGCACTGTGCGAAAATTAGGATCCTTTGGAACAAGAAAATGTTTTGCCATTTCCATGAAACAATTAAGAACCTCACCAAATTTCCTACTGATGGTTTCACCGGAGTGATTGAAACGGTTTTGACTTTTCCTATTAGACTCATTCCAGAACATGTAAATAGGAAAATTGCAAGAGCCTCATAGGTGTGATTGAAACGGTTTTGACTTTTTCTATTAGACTCATTCCAGAACATGTAAATAGGAAAATTGCAAGAGCCTCATAGGTGTTCATGTGTAAAGATGGTTGTAGGCCATACCTTGACACCAATATATCATGAAGGTCCATAAAAATTTCTGTGCTCATGCGCAATTGAGTATGGCATTCACCTGGAGTCCTCAAAACATATTGTAACCATCCCATCCCACTTTGGTCAGCTATCCTTTGGGGATTTTTGTCTAGGTAAAGCTCAACGTATTTTTCTGCCACTCTAGCACCACTCAAAATTATATCCCAAAATTCATCACTTTCATCCTCTGAATCATCACTCTCACTATCAGAAATCTGCAAGTATACACAAATTGACAAATTCACATAATATTAGCAAAATAGAATCCCAAAGAGTACATGAAAATATGGCAACTCTAACATTATTATTCATACAACCCTCAATAGTTCACACATGGTACATGAAACTGAAGCAAAAAAGAATCCGAAAGAGTACATGAAAATATAAAGTACACAAACTCAACATGGTACACAACCCTAAGTCTTCAATTTCCATATTTATCATTGTACCTCCTTGTAAGCCAGTTGAATCCAATTTCTCTAGTAGGAAGAGTCAAGAACATTTCTCTTTGATCCCTCTTCACAAACAATTGGGTAGCAATGTCATGCTCATTGCTATCATAGTCTGCCCCACAATCCAAGACAAGATCCATCACCTCCTTGATGCTAACCTCGGCTTGCTTTATTGATGTAAAAGAAGAAGCCGAGTCAGCAATTTTTGTAATATGTTTTTGAATAACAAGAGCTGTACTTGTTTTGTGTTTCTTAGGTATTTCAAGAATGACACGTGCTCTTTTATTTTGATTATCAACTACAGGAGAAACCTCCTGAACCTCAATGTCGTTATCCTCCATATATCCCCAATCATGAACCATATCCTCCCaaccctcctcctctcctccttgtTTCTCTCCGTCCTCATCAATATTTTCAAACTCCTGTTGGCTATTAGGAACAATAGGATCATTAGGAATAATAGGGTTATCACTCATAGGATTCCAATGATCGGTTTCATCATTAGAGATATCACCGAACATCTCTCGAAGGAAATCTTGATTTTGCAATGCTTTCTTCTTGAACTTTCCACATCCCGGAATTTCCTAAACAAATAAGAAGTTAAGAATAATAAGTTCGTTTCAAGACTAAAGAGCATTAGATAGAATTCAAAACTTAAGAGCAAATAAACACTAACCTTTTTCATCTTTTCCCACCATTCATTGTCCATGCTTATTACTCCTCTTGTGCTGTCCCAACCCGTTCCGATTTGCTTCCGAACCAACTTTTGCTAAATTGACCAATCATTTTTCAATCTATCCCACTTGTTCTTGACTTGTATCTTTGATAAATCAATTCCGGTCATTTGATAGAACCTATCCATGACCTCTGTGTAGCCTAAAGTGTTTAAATGTGTGTTTGGTCTATTTCCTTTTCTCACTTGCTCAGCCATTAATTCAGAAACAATGGCATTGTACTCATCGGTCCATTCCATTTGGTCACCCTAGAGAGCAATTACACAACATATCTTTGAATTGAGACAAATTTCCGCTGTTGCTATGTCTAAATACTAAGTATCTAATGCACACATATACTGCAACAATGAAACACTCAATATAAAACATGAATTGAGAGGAATTACCGCTGTTGCTCGACGCTTAACACCGCTGTCGCTTGGCGCCTGCGACTGTGGCTGCGAGCCACCTCCCTGTGCTGCAGGCCACCCTGGGGCAGGCGCGCGGCCAGGCACGCCATGGCTAGCTGGCTCGCCGGCGCCAGGCGCGCGGCCATGCCCTGAGGCAGCCGCTGGCCCAGAGGCAGGCGCATGGCCAGGGCCGCCTTGGCTGGCTGGGTCGCCGGCGCCAGGCGCGCGGCCACACCCTGAGGCAGCCGCTGACCCAGAGGCAGGCGCACGGCCAGGGCCGCCCTGGCTGGCTGGGTCACCGGCGCCAGGCGCACGGCCACGGCCTGCCGCAGGAGGCCCGTCCGCTCCTCCGCCCGCGTCCCCTAGGCCGCCTGCTGCGCGACCACGGGAGGGCCCTCGCGCGCCACGGGAAGGCCCCTGTGCGCCTCCCCTGCCGCGGGAGAGGCCGACCCTTGGCGCCGGTGGCGGGCAAGGTCGCCCAGCGACCAGAACGGCAGCCGGCGATGGTCCGAGGCTTGGGGATGGTAGATCGGGGTCGGAATTGGGAGGGGATGGAAGAGGATGACCGGATCTATCCGTTTTTGGGCTTGGCTTCTCGCTGGCGAGCTCCGGCGGCGAGGAAAGGCCGGCGGTGGCTGCGTGGGGAGGGAGGTCATCCTCCATGGCTGCCTGCTCGAACAGAAAGGAGgtgggggaggggagggagtAGCGGGCCTGGGAGGAGAATAGAAACAAAACATTTTTTGTGTAACTGATGGCAGTGGCGGGTAATTACACCTGAACTTCACGAGGACGTTCGAAGCTAGTATCTCTGAAGCACCCTTTGGGCTGCTTCCCAAAAAACGTGAAGTTGAGGCCAGTTTTATGGTTTTTTTTGGAGCTGAGCCCATGAAGCTAGACATGTTTGGCTAGAGGTTTGAGGAGCTGAGCTACAAAATGTGAAGTGAAGCTCTCCCAAATACGCCCTTACTTACACGAATTCTAGTACTTTCAATCTCAGAGTGTACTTCACTCTGAGATTTTTTTTTCCTAAGAACCAGTAGTGTCTTAGCAATGCAAAGAAAATTTACTTACCATAATTTTCATTGATGCAGGAATTTTTTTTGCTCCATTAGATTGAAAGTGCTAGTATtctgcaggcaggcaggcagcaaGTTGATGGTATACTATTGTAGAATGAAGCATCCCCATGAAGGCTGGGAGGCTTAGAGAGCGAGGATCGATCCGATCCAGCTAATGAGTTTTTGATGGTATCATAGATCTGACAGACTGACAGTACACTCTATTGTATTGATTGGTTCTTGATTGGTTCTAAACCAATCAATACAATCCAGAACTCAGGACGTATGATGTTATACTCTCGGCGGTCTGAACTTGTTTAAAATCCTTGCATCTTTATATTACCATCAAGTTCTTGGCTCTGCGATCTCCCTCATCTACAAATTTCGTATGCATGCGGACCGTCGATCTGATCCAAGAGCTGGAATCCGTCCCCTGAGTATGGTCTGGATTATGTTCCATCACTATACCCTACTATTTGACCACCGTATGTGTTGATTCCGAAAATGGCTAgcagctaaacctactcgaagtgCGTATCGCGCGTCGTGAACGGATGTGGCCTAGCACATAataactcaagatttatactggttcaggcaaaATGCTCTACGTTCAGTCGGGGGTCAATCGGTTATATTGCTTGAGCTCAGGTGCTCGAGAGAGTTTtgggggagttacaagctttcgagtggaGGATGCGATGAGTTGTCTCCAGTGGAAGATGTCGCTTGCCTAGGCGGCTAATCCTCCCTTTTATAGCCCAAGGGGGTCAACTTTACAAGGGAACTACGGGTAGAAAAAGGTTGGTGGAGAAAGAGTTCCAAGCCCCACCGGTCGGGGTCGTCAGCTTTGTCAGTCGGGGCTGTCAACCTTGTCAGTCGGAGCCCTCCGACGACCACCGTCCAAGTCCTGCATCATGGAGTGGCCGTCTCGTCTCGTCTCTGTGCGTCGTGCTTCATCGATCGAGGGCGGGCGTGCGCCGATAAGTACAGTATGGCCGTCATGCCCCGTCCCCGGCGCCACGCCCTGTCACTTCGTTGTGACGGAGGCGTGCCCGCCGGATTATGATGGTGTTGTGCCCTATCCCTTCGCGAGGATGGGCAGGTGGAAtagtgccccccccccccggggagGGAGTGGCTGGCCGTGTAAGACAAGTTGACCCCGAGGCTCATCCTTATCCTCCACACCTACTCCTGGGACCCGCTGGTACGCCGGGCCTGGCCTCCCGACCAGC
Protein-coding sequences here:
- the LOC112893942 gene encoding 60S ribosomal protein L18a-like protein isoform X1, which codes for MSGGQDQEEDKAWGYGTFQGPPSYPPPRPPPLGFPQPVPPPAHHRAAARPDQDYEAGVRGHGHDRLPCCGIGFGWFLRFLVGFFLGAIPWYVGAILLWCSRVDHREKPGFVACTVAAVLATLAVIIGATAGAHVY
- the LOC112893942 gene encoding 60S ribosomal protein L18a-like protein isoform X2, which codes for MSGGQDQEEDKAWGYGTFQGPPSYPPPRPPPLGFPQPVPPPAHHRAAARPDQDYEAGVRGHGHDRLPCCGIGFGWFLFLVGFFLGAIPWYVGAILLWCSRVDHREKPGFVACTVAAVLATLAVIIGATAGAHVY